In one Lolium rigidum isolate FL_2022 chromosome 3, APGP_CSIRO_Lrig_0.1, whole genome shotgun sequence genomic region, the following are encoded:
- the LOC124696411 gene encoding probable serine acetyltransferase 4, whose translation MAACVDKWNPAYASCRLSNSIYQFMPDCSMTCPVTVTGNGKNGCCDSGDDVWDEICAEAQADAEAEPLLRMFYGELVLSRPSLEAALAAHLAAKLCIPGALPQDALRDLLAGALEAHPEATRDTRADLLAVRDRDPACAKMVHCFLYYKGFLALQAHRAAHALWSEGRAAPALLLQSRASEVFGVDIHPGARIGAGILLDHATGVVIGETAVVGDDVSILHAVTLGGTGKVSGDRHPKVGNGVLIGAGASVLGNVRIGDGAKIGAGAVVLRDVPCGTTAVGNPAKAIGKKPAPQRRPEDQPGVTMEHRWSDYVI comes from the coding sequence ATGGCTGCCTGTGTCGACAAGTGGAACCCGGCATACGCCAGCTGCCGCCTCTCCAACTCAATCTACCAATTCATGCCGGACTGCTCCATGACTTGCCCGGTGACCGTCACCGGCAACGGCAAGAACGGCTGctgcgacagcggcgacgacgtctGGGACGAGATATGCGCCGAAGCGCAAGcggacgcggaggcggagccgctcCTGCGCATGTTCTACGGGGAGCTGGTCCTGTCGCGCCCGTCGCTGGAGGCCGCCCTCGCCGCGCACCTGGCCGCCAAGCTCTGCATCCCCGGCGCGCTCCCGCAGGACGCGCTCCGGGACCTCCTCGCCGGCGCGCTCGAGGCGCACCCGGAGGCCACCCGCGACACGCGCGCCGACCTCCTCGCGGTGCGCGACCGCGACCCGGCATGTGCCAAGATGGTCCACTGCTTCCTCTATTACAAGGGCTTCCTAGCCCTGCAGGCGCACCGCGCCGCGCACGCGCTCTGGTCCGAGGGCCGCGCGGCGCCGGCGCTGCTCCTCCAGAGCCGCGCCTCCGAGGTCTTCGGCGTGGACATCCACCCCGGGGCGCGCATCGGGGCCGGCATCCTGCTCGACCACGCCACCGGTGTCGTAATCGGGGAGACGGCCGTCGTTGGCGATGACGTGTCCATCCTGCACGCCGTGACGCTGGGCGGCACGGGAAAAGTGTCCGGCGACCGGCACCCAAAGGTAGGCAACGGGGTGCTCATCGGCGCCGGGGCCAGCGTCCTGGGCAATGTTCGCATTGGCGACGGAGCCAAGATCGGCGCGGGGGCTGTCGTGCTCCGAGACGTGCCGTGTGGAACCACGGCCGTCGGAAACCCGGCCAAGGCGATCGGGAAGAAGCCGGCGCCGCAGCGGCGGCCGGAAGACCAGCCAGGTGTAACCATGGAGCATAGGTGGTCAGATTACGTGATTTAA